The Podarcis raffonei isolate rPodRaf1 chromosome 2, rPodRaf1.pri, whole genome shotgun sequence genome window below encodes:
- the HNRNPA1 gene encoding heterogeneous nuclear ribonucleoprotein A1 isoform X1 has protein sequence MSKSEGSSDYGCDMSPHESPKEPEQLRKLFIGGLSFETTDESLRNHFEQWGTLTDCVVMRDPNTKRSRGFGFVTYSTVEEVDAAMNARPHKVDGRVVEPKRAVSREDSQRPGAHLTVKKIFVGGIKEDTEEHHLRDYFEQYGKIEVIEIMTDRGSGKKRGFAFVTFDDHDSVDKIVIQKYHTVNGHNCEVRKALSKQEMASASSSQRGRSSSGSFGSGRGGGFGGGENFNRGSSFGGRGGFGSRSGGGGGGGGYGGSGDGYNGFGNDGYGGSGPGYSGGSRGYGSSGSYDGYNNGGGGFGGGSGGSSFGGGGSYNDFGSYNNQSSNFGPMKGGNFGGRSSGPYGGSGGGYGGSGSGSSYGGGRRF, from the exons ATGTCGAAGTCTGAG GGATCGTCCGATTACGGGTGCGATATGTCTCCTCACGAA TCCCCCAAGGAACCTGAACAGCTACGCAAACTGTTCATTGGCGGCCTAAGTTTCGAGACGACAGATGAAAGCCTTCGCAATCATTTTGAACAATGGGGCACACTTACAGACTGTGTG GTGATGCGAGACCCAAACACTAAGCGCTCCAGGGGCTTTGGATTTGTCACTTATTCAACAGTGGAAGAGGTTGATGCTGCCATGAATGCCaggccccacaaagttgatgggagAGTTGTTGAACCAAAAAGAGCTGTATCCAGAGAG GACTCTCAAAGGCCTGGAGCCCACTTAACAGTAAAAAAAATCTTTGTTGGGGGAATTAAAGAAGATACAGAAGAGCACCACTTAAGGGACTACTTTGAACAGTATGGCAAAATTGAAGTTATTGAAATAATGACTGACCGTGGCAGTGGCAAGAAGAGGGGGTTTGCCTTTGTTACTTTTGATGACCATGACTCTGTGGACAAAATTGTCA TTCAGAAATACCATACTGTGAACGGGCATAACTGTGAAGTCAGGAAAGCCTTGTCAAAGCAGGAAATGGCCAGTGCCTCATCCAGCCAAAGAG GTCGTAGTAGCTCTGGCAGCTTTGGGAGTGGCCGTGGAGGCGGATTTGGCGGTGGTGAGAACTTCAACCGTGGCAGCAGCTTTGGTGGCCGTG GAGGGTTTGGCAGTCGCAGTGGCggaggtggtggtggcggcggctatGGAGGCAGCGGAGATGGCTACAATGGGTTTGGCAACGATG GCTACGGAGGCAGTGGACCTGGATACTCTGGAGGAAGCAGAGGttatggcagcagtggcagctatGACGGCTATAACAATGGAGGTGGCGGCTTTGGTGGCGGCAGTGGTG GAAGCAGCTTTGGAGGAGGTGGAAGCTACAATGACTTTGGCAGTTACAACAACCAGTCTTCAAACTTTGGGCCCATGAAAGGAGGAAACTTTGGAGGCAGGAGCTCTGGGCCATATGGTGGAAGTGGGG GTGGCTACGGTGGCTCTGGTAGTGGCAGTAGCTATGGCGGCGGAAGGCGGTTTTAA
- the HNRNPA1 gene encoding heterogeneous nuclear ribonucleoprotein A1 isoform X3, with amino-acid sequence MSKSEGSSDYGCDMSPHESPKEPEQLRKLFIGGLSFETTDESLRNHFEQWGTLTDCVVMRDPNTKRSRGFGFVTYSTVEEVDAAMNARPHKVDGRVVEPKRAVSREDSQRPGAHLTVKKIFVGGIKEDTEEHHLRDYFEQYGKIEVIEIMTDRGSGKKRGFAFVTFDDHDSVDKIVIQKYHTVNGHNCEVRKALSKQEMASASSSQRGRSSSGSFGSGRGGGFGGGENFNRGSSFGGRGYGGSGPGYSGGSRGYGSSGSYDGYNNGGGGFGGGSGGSSFGGGGSYNDFGSYNNQSSNFGPMKGGNFGGRSSGPYGGSGGGYGGSGSGSSYGGGRRF; translated from the exons ATGTCGAAGTCTGAG GGATCGTCCGATTACGGGTGCGATATGTCTCCTCACGAA TCCCCCAAGGAACCTGAACAGCTACGCAAACTGTTCATTGGCGGCCTAAGTTTCGAGACGACAGATGAAAGCCTTCGCAATCATTTTGAACAATGGGGCACACTTACAGACTGTGTG GTGATGCGAGACCCAAACACTAAGCGCTCCAGGGGCTTTGGATTTGTCACTTATTCAACAGTGGAAGAGGTTGATGCTGCCATGAATGCCaggccccacaaagttgatgggagAGTTGTTGAACCAAAAAGAGCTGTATCCAGAGAG GACTCTCAAAGGCCTGGAGCCCACTTAACAGTAAAAAAAATCTTTGTTGGGGGAATTAAAGAAGATACAGAAGAGCACCACTTAAGGGACTACTTTGAACAGTATGGCAAAATTGAAGTTATTGAAATAATGACTGACCGTGGCAGTGGCAAGAAGAGGGGGTTTGCCTTTGTTACTTTTGATGACCATGACTCTGTGGACAAAATTGTCA TTCAGAAATACCATACTGTGAACGGGCATAACTGTGAAGTCAGGAAAGCCTTGTCAAAGCAGGAAATGGCCAGTGCCTCATCCAGCCAAAGAG GTCGTAGTAGCTCTGGCAGCTTTGGGAGTGGCCGTGGAGGCGGATTTGGCGGTGGTGAGAACTTCAACCGTGGCAGCAGCTTTGGTGGCCGTG GCTACGGAGGCAGTGGACCTGGATACTCTGGAGGAAGCAGAGGttatggcagcagtggcagctatGACGGCTATAACAATGGAGGTGGCGGCTTTGGTGGCGGCAGTGGTG GAAGCAGCTTTGGAGGAGGTGGAAGCTACAATGACTTTGGCAGTTACAACAACCAGTCTTCAAACTTTGGGCCCATGAAAGGAGGAAACTTTGGAGGCAGGAGCTCTGGGCCATATGGTGGAAGTGGGG GTGGCTACGGTGGCTCTGGTAGTGGCAGTAGCTATGGCGGCGGAAGGCGGTTTTAA
- the HNRNPA1 gene encoding heterogeneous nuclear ribonucleoprotein A1 isoform X2, with the protein MSKSESPKEPEQLRKLFIGGLSFETTDESLRNHFEQWGTLTDCVVMRDPNTKRSRGFGFVTYSTVEEVDAAMNARPHKVDGRVVEPKRAVSREDSQRPGAHLTVKKIFVGGIKEDTEEHHLRDYFEQYGKIEVIEIMTDRGSGKKRGFAFVTFDDHDSVDKIVIQKYHTVNGHNCEVRKALSKQEMASASSSQRGRSSSGSFGSGRGGGFGGGENFNRGSSFGGRGGFGSRSGGGGGGGGYGGSGDGYNGFGNDGYGGSGPGYSGGSRGYGSSGSYDGYNNGGGGFGGGSGGSSFGGGGSYNDFGSYNNQSSNFGPMKGGNFGGRSSGPYGGSGGGYGGSGSGSSYGGGRRF; encoded by the exons ATGTCGAAGTCTGAG TCCCCCAAGGAACCTGAACAGCTACGCAAACTGTTCATTGGCGGCCTAAGTTTCGAGACGACAGATGAAAGCCTTCGCAATCATTTTGAACAATGGGGCACACTTACAGACTGTGTG GTGATGCGAGACCCAAACACTAAGCGCTCCAGGGGCTTTGGATTTGTCACTTATTCAACAGTGGAAGAGGTTGATGCTGCCATGAATGCCaggccccacaaagttgatgggagAGTTGTTGAACCAAAAAGAGCTGTATCCAGAGAG GACTCTCAAAGGCCTGGAGCCCACTTAACAGTAAAAAAAATCTTTGTTGGGGGAATTAAAGAAGATACAGAAGAGCACCACTTAAGGGACTACTTTGAACAGTATGGCAAAATTGAAGTTATTGAAATAATGACTGACCGTGGCAGTGGCAAGAAGAGGGGGTTTGCCTTTGTTACTTTTGATGACCATGACTCTGTGGACAAAATTGTCA TTCAGAAATACCATACTGTGAACGGGCATAACTGTGAAGTCAGGAAAGCCTTGTCAAAGCAGGAAATGGCCAGTGCCTCATCCAGCCAAAGAG GTCGTAGTAGCTCTGGCAGCTTTGGGAGTGGCCGTGGAGGCGGATTTGGCGGTGGTGAGAACTTCAACCGTGGCAGCAGCTTTGGTGGCCGTG GAGGGTTTGGCAGTCGCAGTGGCggaggtggtggtggcggcggctatGGAGGCAGCGGAGATGGCTACAATGGGTTTGGCAACGATG GCTACGGAGGCAGTGGACCTGGATACTCTGGAGGAAGCAGAGGttatggcagcagtggcagctatGACGGCTATAACAATGGAGGTGGCGGCTTTGGTGGCGGCAGTGGTG GAAGCAGCTTTGGAGGAGGTGGAAGCTACAATGACTTTGGCAGTTACAACAACCAGTCTTCAAACTTTGGGCCCATGAAAGGAGGAAACTTTGGAGGCAGGAGCTCTGGGCCATATGGTGGAAGTGGGG GTGGCTACGGTGGCTCTGGTAGTGGCAGTAGCTATGGCGGCGGAAGGCGGTTTTAA